A region from the Lentimonas sp. CC4 genome encodes:
- a CDS encoding cytidylate kinase-like family protein, whose product MSDTATFNECCSYVAALVQEHPIPKDTHVPSAITISRQSGARGRSIGKKLKNRLRADSPKDAVPWTFFDETLVEKVLEDHDLPKSLAKFMPEDTVNEYSSTVNEILGRHPSLWTLFEHTTQTMMRLCSVGHCILVGRGGNKIAEGLSNVTRVRFVGSHARRMQQMVTVYGKSVDDAKHYIKDEDHARHRYMKHHFNSEIDDPTQYDLVINTDHYSDEAVVEMILAAVEAKKGCKPL is encoded by the coding sequence ATGAGTGATACAGCCACATTCAACGAGTGCTGCAGCTATGTTGCAGCACTAGTGCAAGAGCACCCCATCCCCAAAGATACCCACGTCCCCTCAGCCATCACCATCTCACGCCAGTCTGGTGCACGCGGCCGCAGTATCGGTAAAAAGCTCAAAAATCGATTACGCGCAGACTCACCCAAAGATGCCGTGCCATGGACTTTTTTCGACGAAACCTTAGTCGAGAAAGTGCTCGAGGACCACGACCTCCCCAAAAGTTTGGCAAAGTTCATGCCAGAAGACACGGTCAACGAATACAGCAGCACCGTAAACGAGATCTTAGGCCGCCACCCCTCACTCTGGACACTCTTTGAGCACACCACGCAAACCATGATGCGACTCTGCAGCGTTGGCCATTGCATCCTCGTCGGGCGTGGAGGCAACAAAATCGCCGAAGGTCTCTCAAATGTCACACGTGTTCGTTTCGTCGGCAGTCATGCCCGACGCATGCAACAAATGGTAACTGTATATGGCAAATCAGTCGATGACGCGAAGCACTACATCAAAGACGAAGACCACGCGCGCCATCGCTATATGAAGCACCACTTCAATTCCGAGATCGATGACCCCACACAATACGATCTCGTCATCAACACAGATCACTACAGCGACGAAGCCGTCGTAGAAATGATCCTCGCCGCCGTCGAAGCGAAAAAAGGATGCAAGCCACTGTGA